One region of Acropora muricata isolate sample 2 chromosome 13, ASM3666990v1, whole genome shotgun sequence genomic DNA includes:
- the LOC136894991 gene encoding CD5 antigen-like: MRSRRCENPKPQFGGRPCRGPNATAIRGCTNISTCSQEFPVRFHTVKGFPSNGSMEIFNNGTWKQLCIANWDNVERLLVCQIQGYNGSTLEVDWQREKNGSGNTSHSCEQLTQNCEEKIDGEIKCSVAVRLAGVKDIDYAGRVEVFYEGRWSKICRNEWDIDDAKVVCKQLGFKSALAEFIKVDTKDENVSIAMSNVACTGQESVLASCKRLDREHKCVDNIGAQALCEPSKLKSECNVRQAPKFRHLKYSVDFQNAISETLSCIDDALNIRDDNMVFGKRKEELTV; encoded by the exons ATGAGGAGCAGACGATGTGAGAATCCAAAGCCTCAATTTGGTGGAAGACCGTGCAGAGGACCCAATGCAACTGCTATTAGAGGATGCACAAACATATCCACGTGTAGTCAAG aatttcCTGTACGTTTTCACACAGTAAAAGGCTTTCCCTCTAATGGATCAATGGAAATTTTCAACAATGGCACATGGAAACAACTTTGCATTGCGAATTGGGATAACGTTGAGAGACTGCTAGTTTGCCAAATAcagggatacaatggatccaCCTTGGAAGTCGATTGGCAACGTGAAAAAAATGGCTCAGGAAACACCTctcacagttgcgaacaacttACACAAAACTGTGAAGAAAAGATTGACGGGGAAATTAAGTGCTCAG TTGCAGTGCGCCTAGCGGGGGTAAAGGATATCGACTACGCTGGAagagttgaagtattttatGAAGGAAGGTGGAGCAAGATTTGCCGAAATGAATGGGACATTGATGATGCCAAAGTTGTTTGTAAACAGCTTGGTTTTAAATCTGCCCTGGCTGAATTTATTAAAGTGGATACCAAAGATGAGAACGTCTCCATTGCGATGTCAAATGTTGCTTGTACTGGGCAGGAATCCGTTTTAGCGTCTTGTAAACGTTTGGATCGAGAGCATAAGTGCGTGGATAACATAGGAGCGCAGGCATTATGTGAACCTAGTAAGTTGAAATCAG AGTGTAATGTGCGGCAAGCGCCTAAATTTAGGCATCTCAAGTACAGCGTAGATTTCCAGAATGCGATCAGCGAGACACTTAGCTGCATAGATGATGCACTCAACATCAGGGACGACAATATGGTCTTTGGCAAGAGGAAAGAGGAACTGACAGTCTGA
- the LOC136894990 gene encoding neural cell adhesion molecule 1-like, translating into MLSTTASASVASRDWNSLENRTVLEKKHHGCDLGSTETVKCSKVETKLGQNISWYYGSTGVKIKSGGRIELSGLSLKINKVQLDDAGTYECRGVSSTRFLTIYVYAKFIENIPLQQTFINGKPGIIQCSALGNPPPQFKWSRKDGRTIQGGRFIQLTNGSLKVEEMHREDIGMYICEMKQARGTESSTEKTIDINVRVLVPPKVTLSGPHSPITEGDNVTLTCNITDGVPTPRLIRWLKDKTPVDVIDTNMALRSIEKDDEGSYICETRNEGGSVNGSINIIVDIPPKLDPDLKDGSVSVYLNSLSRITCTESGDPEPNVTWTKNGTYFVNNNTLTINNVTLNDAGRYGCTAENRAGKINATLWIDVIAFPVVDVYPRNQTVLEGTPTVINCTATGIPRPALAWTFNNGKPPPIAEIRNFSEQSILQLSKTSKSMEGQYTCMAKNKAGDARSNSTLHVLEKPTVTMSSKPHLSLREGERLTLTCQANEATKEIRWTKDDVSVNKRANIYAVGDNSTLVIEKVLTSDSGKYSCEAINKAGSASSSVDITVTDKTTVQWYFIVGPAVAGTVLASIVLYFWKRRFAGTYTSSNKWFCCVIGSG; encoded by the exons ATGCTCTCAACAACGGCAAGTGCAAGTGTAGCTAGTCGAGACTGGAATTCTTTAG aaaacagAACAGTGCTGGAAAAGAAGCACCATGGTTGTGACCTTGGAAGTACTGAAACAGTGAAGTGTTCAAAGGTAGAAACTAAGCTTGGCCAGAATATCTCATGGTATTATGGCAGTACTGGTGTTAAAATCAAGTCAGGAGGTAGAATAGAGTTGAGTGGcctctccttgaaaattaacaaagtTCAGCTGGATGACGCAGGTACATATGAATGTCGAGGAGTGTCAAGCACTCGGTTCCTCACAATTTATGTTTATG ctaaattcatagAAAACATACCTCTACAACAAACGTTCATAAATGGAAAACCTGGCATTATACAATGTAGTGCCCTGGGAAATCCTCCTCCTCAGTTTAAATGGAGTAGGAAGGACGGACGAACTATCCAGGGCGGGAGATTCATTCAGTTGACCAATGGGAGCCTGAAGGTGGAGGAGATGCATAGAGAAGATATTGGAATGTACATCTGTGAGATGAAACAGGCTAGAGGAACTGAATCAAGCACTGAAAAAACCATAGACATCAACGTTAGAGTCTTAG TTCCACCAAAAGTGACTCTGTCAGGACCACACAGCCCTATCACCGAAGGAGACAACGTTACTTTAACTTGCAACATTACTGATGGTGTCCCAACGCCTCGGCTAATCCGCTGGTTGAAGGACAAAACACCTGTAGATGTAATAGACACAAACATGGCCCTAAGGAGTATAGAAAAAGATGATGAAGGAAGTTATATCTGTGAAACAAGAAATGAAGGAGGCTCTGTAAATGGAAGCATCAATATCATTGTTGATA ttcCACCTAAACTAGATCCTGATCTCAAGGATGGGTCGGTTTCAGTGTACCTGAACTCTTTATCGAGAATAACATGTACTGAAAGTGGCGATCCTGAGCCAAACGTGACCTGGACTAAGAATGGAACCTACTTTGTCAATAACAACACCCTCACCATCAACAATGTTACTCTCAACGATGCTGGCCGATATGGATGCACTGCTGAAAACAGGGCAGGAAAAATCAACGCAACCCTTTGGATTGACGTCATAG CTTTTCCTGTGGTTGATGTCTATCCAAGAAACCAGACTGTTCTCGAGGGAACACCAACTGTAATAAACTGCACTGCCACAGGTATCCCGCGCCCAGCATTAGCGTGGACATTTAACAATGGAAAGCCTCCCCCAATTGCTGAAATCAGGAATTTTTCAGAACAATCCATTCTCCAATTGTCAAAGACATCAAAAAGCATGGAGGGACAGTACACGTGTATGGCAAAGAACAAAGCTGGTGACGCGCGTTCAAACTCTACTCTTCACGTCTTAG AAAAACCAACTGTTACGATGTCTTCAAAACCACACCTCTCACTAAGGGAAGGTGAACGACTTACACTGACTTGCCAAGCAAATGAAGCTACTAAGGAGATACGATGGACAAAAGATGATGTTTCTGTGAACAAAAGGGCAAATATTTACGCAGTCGGGGACAACAGCACTCTTGTTATTGAAaaagttctgacttctgacagtGGTAAATACTCTTGCGAGGCAATCAACAAGGCAGGCTCTGCATCGTCTTCTGTTGATATCACAGTTACAG ataagACAACCGTACAGTGGTATTTCATTGTTGGCCCGGCCGTTGCTGGAACAGTATTAGCATCAATTGTATTGTACTTTTGGAAACGACGATTTGCTGGTACTTATACAAGCTCCAATAAGTGGTTTTGCTGTGTTATCGGAAGTGGTTGA